The genomic window CACCTAAAAAAGTATCAATCACAGCAAAATATCGCTTAAGCCAGGAAACACCTTGGTTTTCACAAAATCCATACCTTGTAATTGAAAATGAGTGTCAGTAGCAAGATTTAGGCCTGAAAAAATTTATCCTCAATTATTTTAAGCTTTTAACCAGACCTCTTAGACCAAAAATTAAAGTTTTGGAAACTCTGTCATTATACTCTCCCAGCATCTGTACAAAAAACACGGGGTTGGAAATTGTAACGTACGATACAAAAAATGGAGGGAGAGTATTGAAAGCAACTTCCACGGAATACCAGGGACTGGACTACGCCTACGGGTACTTCAATGAGCACCTGTTCCAAAACACTCTGTCTGATGTCTTGATCACCATGCAGAGAAAGTCAACAAGTGGATCGTAGCAAATATCCGTAACGGCAGAGTAATGGAAGGCCTTAAAGATCACGAGATTGAAATAGGAATAGCGAATTACAAAATCGACTTAATAAAAAAGCAATTAAAGTAACTTTTTTTCAACAAAAAACTAAAGTTTTCTGAAAACTTACATTATACTTTATTAGGTTTAAATTTAAACAGATATTTCCGGTTTGCTTCACAGTGGGGTGCTGACATTGGGTTGGCACCCATTTTCTGGAGCAAAGTGGTGATATCTCACAAACTTAAGGAGTATTTATGGCTACTACTAAAACTTACAGAGCGATTTACCTGAGTCCGGAACTGGATGACAGGATCGTGAAAAAAGCGGAAGAGGAAAAACTAAGTGCATCCAAGCTGATCAGGGTTGCTGTTGAGAAGTACCTGGCTGGGGTAAAGCCGGCTGGGAAGAAATTTAACTACAAGCACTAACTTTAATATGGGAGCATAATTATGGAAAAGTTGAAGCAGACCGGAAAAGTCATCAAGCTGCATAAAGATAATGAAAAGAAAAGTGACGTGGTGGAAGAGATTATGAGCCAAATGACAGAGCTGCCTGACTCCACAGAGGTAATTGATGAAGAAACTGGCTTAACCATGCAAGAGATTTGGGATTTTTACGAAAAAGGTGATTTTAGCCTGGGTGATTTTATCAGAAGGCGAATTGCTGGGAGTTACTGCTATAACCGGAATAATGAAAGATGGTTCATCCTGGACAAGGAAACCGGAATCTGGGCCTTTGATGAGCAAGACCTGCACCAGCAAAAAGTGCACGTTGAATCATGGCAGGCGCTTCAGGCTGCATTAAAGGCGGGGCAATCATTTCACAAAGATTTCCAGAAGCAGTTCATGAGTGTGATTAAAACCAGCCTTAGGAAGATCAATAAGTCACAGGGCCCTAAAGATATTGCCAAGATAGCTACCCAGTTTACCGATCAAGGCTACGGCTGGCAAAGCAAGGTGTATGGTTAAGAAGCAGGCCCTCCCTTTTCCCATATCAGGCTTAAACCTTGTACCTAAAGAGCAGATTACTACTATTGAAAACCAGCTCCAGGACTTGAAGTATGAGTTTAATGGAAACGTGAGAATGTTTATGCGCAGTTACAGCCAGGCCAGGTCTGAAGCACGTCTGGCTCTTGGAGATCTCTTTGATCCTCTGGACTATCCCATAGACCCGGCAGAACGGTTCAGTTTTCACTGGCAATACGTAAACCTGGCTATGCCTGGCAACTCTCAACTGCTTTCTCCAAAGCTCTATGAAAGGGAGCGAGAGAAATTCCTGAACCTCATGGAAGAGACACGGGAGCAAGCTATCGCAGCGCTACGCACTGAATTTGCCGAGCTTGTTTCCCACCTGACAGACAGGCTGGGTACAAACGGAGACTCCAAGCCGAAGATACTCAGAAGTAGTGTCCTGCAGAAGCTCAATGAATTCCTGGATAATTTCAGTAACAGGAACCTGTTTGAAGACGAAGAATTGCAAAGCTTAGTAGGGCTTACCAGGGATATAATTACTGGCGTGGACACTGAA from Desulfonatronovibrio magnus includes these protein-coding regions:
- a CDS encoding CopG family transcriptional regulator, with the translated sequence MATTKTYRAIYLSPELDDRIVKKAEEEKLSASKLIRVAVEKYLAGVKPAGKKFNYKH